A part of Acidisarcina sp. genomic DNA contains:
- a CDS encoding efflux RND transporter permease subunit has translation MLNAIVRFSLRFRGVILALSLASLGYGVYTLTQAKYVVFPEFAPPRVSIQTEAPGLSPEQVELLVTQPIENAINGVTGIESLRSSSIQGLSIINVVFQTGKDIYLERQLVAERLSTLAGQLPSGVQPPIMTPLTSSTSSVLVLGLTSGKQSLMQLRTAADWTLRPRLLAVPGVASVNVFGGEARQIQVQFHPEKLVQFNLSLNDVVAAAQKATGIQGAGFIENSNQRLILQSEGQSITPEQIASTVLVRQNGANVTLGQVADVREGAAPPFGAASVEGKTGVVLVVSAQYGTNTLDVTSQVEKALQEVTPVLRQEGIDMRPDLFRPANFITTAIHNIRSSLLLGAILVIVVLFLFLFDIRTAAISCTAIPLSLLAAVAVMDRMGFTLNTMTLGGLAIAIGEVVDDAVIDVENILRRLRENAARERPRSSFHVVLDASIEVRSAVVYATFAVALIFTPILTLSGIAGRLFAPLGVAYILSILASLVVALTLTPALSMLIFGDRPPRKDEPPFVHWLKARYVSLLERIERVPRLVIGGMAIATVCGIAALPFFSTSFLPELHEGHYILHMQAVPGTSLEESLRIGREVSAALLKLPAVRTVAQRVGRAELSDDTWGPHYSELEIDLKPMGGEEEEAAQGEIRKTLAQFSGLSFSLMTFLTERIQETLSGYTASVVVNIYGPDLDKLDLEAQQVARVLGSIPGAVEVQMQSPPGTPEVAVALRTPELLHWGFDPVSVLNDVHTAYEGEKVADIYEGNRVFPVTVILPPNARTRMDSLSVLPIKNSEGVYVPLGQLANVYETSGRYVILHDGARRVQTITLNVAGNNVDAFVKKAQQQIAAKVALAPGNYIQFGGTAEAQEQSLRDLLVHSALASLGIVLLLSIVLANRRNLLLVLVNLPFALVGGVLAVFAQGGVLSLGAMVGFVTLFGITLRNSIMLISHYEHLVGVEGMEWGYPAAIRGASERLAPILMTALVAALGLLPLAIGSSAPGQEIEGPLAIVILGGLVTSTALNLLVLPTLALRYGRFEKQSDER, from the coding sequence ATGTTGAATGCCATTGTTCGCTTTTCGCTTCGATTTCGCGGGGTCATTCTTGCTCTGTCTCTGGCGTCACTGGGATATGGCGTTTATACGCTGACACAGGCGAAATATGTGGTCTTCCCGGAATTTGCACCCCCACGCGTTTCCATTCAAACCGAGGCTCCGGGGCTCTCGCCCGAGCAAGTGGAACTATTGGTGACCCAGCCGATTGAAAACGCAATCAACGGCGTGACTGGCATTGAGTCTCTTCGCTCAAGCTCTATTCAGGGGCTGTCCATTATCAACGTGGTCTTCCAGACAGGGAAAGACATTTATCTCGAGCGCCAGCTTGTAGCGGAGCGTCTTTCGACGCTGGCAGGACAGTTGCCTTCAGGTGTCCAACCACCCATCATGACGCCGCTGACATCCTCGACAAGCAGTGTTCTTGTGCTGGGGCTTACGTCCGGCAAGCAGTCGCTTATGCAGCTGCGGACGGCCGCCGACTGGACTCTCCGGCCCCGTCTGCTCGCTGTTCCCGGCGTGGCCAGCGTCAACGTTTTCGGCGGAGAGGCCAGACAGATACAGGTTCAGTTCCATCCGGAAAAGCTGGTGCAGTTCAATCTATCGCTCAACGATGTCGTTGCTGCGGCGCAGAAAGCCACGGGTATACAGGGCGCTGGATTCATCGAGAACAGCAATCAGCGGCTCATCCTGCAATCCGAAGGACAATCAATAACTCCAGAACAGATCGCCTCCACTGTGCTTGTGCGGCAGAACGGAGCCAATGTCACCCTCGGGCAGGTGGCTGACGTAAGGGAAGGTGCGGCGCCGCCGTTTGGTGCGGCTTCGGTAGAAGGGAAGACAGGAGTAGTCCTGGTAGTTTCCGCGCAGTATGGGACCAACACCCTGGACGTCACCAGCCAGGTCGAGAAGGCTCTTCAGGAAGTGACACCTGTGCTTCGACAGGAAGGAATTGATATGCGGCCGGATCTCTTCAGGCCGGCAAACTTCATTACTACTGCAATTCATAATATTCGAAGCTCTCTTCTGCTCGGAGCTATCCTTGTCATTGTCGTCCTCTTCTTATTCCTCTTCGACATTCGCACTGCAGCCATATCCTGCACCGCTATTCCGCTGTCGTTGCTCGCGGCCGTAGCCGTCATGGATCGGATGGGGTTCACGCTCAACACGATGACGCTGGGTGGCCTTGCCATCGCGATCGGTGAAGTCGTAGATGACGCGGTGATCGACGTCGAGAATATCCTTCGTAGATTGCGCGAGAACGCTGCTCGGGAACGCCCACGGTCATCCTTTCATGTCGTGCTCGACGCCTCCATCGAAGTCAGAAGCGCAGTGGTCTATGCCACCTTTGCTGTGGCGCTCATCTTTACGCCCATTTTGACGCTTTCAGGAATTGCAGGAAGGCTCTTCGCCCCTCTCGGCGTCGCCTACATCCTGTCGATACTGGCGTCGCTTGTAGTTGCGCTCACGCTGACTCCTGCGCTATCTATGTTGATCTTTGGCGATCGCCCCCCTCGCAAGGACGAGCCTCCCTTCGTGCATTGGCTGAAGGCACGTTATGTTTCTCTGCTCGAACGGATAGAACGTGTGCCCAGGCTGGTGATTGGCGGTATGGCGATAGCCACGGTTTGCGGCATCGCGGCTTTGCCTTTCTTTAGTACAAGCTTTCTTCCCGAATTACACGAAGGTCACTACATCCTGCATATGCAGGCAGTGCCGGGCACTTCTCTCGAAGAGTCGTTGCGAATTGGCCGCGAGGTTTCTGCTGCACTTTTAAAACTGCCTGCTGTAAGAACAGTGGCTCAACGGGTCGGTCGCGCGGAATTGTCGGACGACACATGGGGACCGCACTACAGCGAACTCGAGATCGACCTGAAGCCGATGGGCGGAGAAGAGGAAGAGGCCGCGCAGGGAGAGATTCGCAAGACTCTGGCGCAGTTTTCAGGGCTTTCCTTTTCCTTGATGACTTTCTTGACCGAGCGCATTCAGGAAACACTGTCGGGCTATACCGCGTCAGTGGTTGTAAACATCTACGGCCCCGATCTTGATAAGTTGGATCTCGAAGCGCAGCAGGTGGCGCGCGTGCTCGGTAGCATTCCCGGAGCAGTCGAGGTGCAGATGCAGTCTCCACCTGGGACGCCGGAGGTTGCCGTCGCGCTGCGCACGCCGGAGCTTTTGCACTGGGGCTTCGATCCGGTCAGCGTGCTTAACGATGTCCACACGGCATACGAAGGGGAAAAGGTTGCTGACATCTATGAGGGGAATCGCGTCTTTCCTGTAACGGTGATTCTGCCGCCGAATGCGCGGACTCGCATGGATTCTCTCTCTGTTTTGCCGATCAAGAATTCAGAAGGCGTCTATGTCCCGCTCGGGCAGCTGGCAAATGTTTATGAGACGTCTGGACGGTATGTGATTCTGCATGATGGCGCCCGTCGTGTTCAGACCATTACCCTCAACGTGGCTGGCAACAACGTCGATGCGTTCGTCAAGAAAGCTCAGCAGCAGATTGCTGCGAAGGTCGCGCTTGCTCCCGGAAACTACATCCAATTTGGCGGCACGGCCGAGGCTCAGGAGCAATCGCTTCGAGACCTCCTAGTTCACTCTGCATTGGCTTCCCTGGGCATCGTGCTGCTCTTGTCTATCGTGCTGGCGAATCGGCGGAATCTTCTCCTCGTACTCGTCAATCTTCCATTTGCGCTGGTCGGCGGAGTCCTTGCGGTATTTGCACAAGGAGGCGTGCTCTCTCTCGGCGCAATGGTCGGATTCGTGACGCTCTTCGGAATCACGCTTCGTAACTCCATCATGTTGATCTCCCACTACGAGCATCTGGTCGGCGTTGAAGGCATGGAATGGGGATATCCCGCAGCAATTCGCGGTGCGTCGGAGCGGCTTGCCCCCATTCTGATGACTGCGTTGGTGGCCGCGCTCGGGTTGCTTCCATTGGCAATCGGAAGCAGCGCGCCGGGACAGGAGATCGAGGGGCCGCTGGCCATCGTAATTCTTGGGGGACTCGTGACCTCAACTGCACTCAACCTGCTCGTGCTACCGACGCTGGCGTTACGCTACGGACGATTCGAAAAACAATCGGATGAAAGATAG
- a CDS encoding CoA-transferase, with amino-acid sequence MSFNKQVSAEAAAALINDGDTVAISGNGAGMTSAEAIFAAIERSFLETGHPRNLTLVHSLGLGDRGEMGTNRFAHEGLIRKVIASHFTWSIRIQEMIRDEKIEAYCLPGGVVQHLLREIGAGRPGLFTHSGLGTFIDPRQDGGRCNRISQGEVVELLEIDGQEVLRYKPFRVDVAIVRGTYADTRGNISTEEEALDLDVQTIALAARNSGGKVLAQVRQIVEPGTLHPRSIRIPGIMTDAIVEDSQQQQFYGLDYDPTIAGSKRAHLGTIAAEIPTKLDRRIIARRAAMELRPGASLNFGFGIPGGIFGVIAEQCLSNQLWLSVEQGVHNGRMLDDRLFGAARNAEVLISSAEQFDYYSGGGIDITFLGMGEMDAAGNVNVSHLGGSLIGPGGFMEIAQNAKKVVFCGTFDAQGSKIAWEDGMLRIVKPGSIHKLVNRVGRITFAAEYAKRHGQEVLYITERAVFRLEAEGVRLIEIAPGMTIERDLIPFMDFKPLVGTVATMDNSVFV; translated from the coding sequence ATGAGTTTCAATAAGCAAGTAAGCGCCGAGGCAGCCGCAGCACTCATCAACGATGGCGACACGGTGGCGATCAGCGGCAACGGCGCAGGAATGACCTCGGCTGAGGCGATCTTCGCGGCCATAGAGCGCAGCTTTCTTGAGACCGGTCATCCTCGAAACCTGACCCTGGTTCATTCACTGGGCTTGGGAGACCGCGGCGAAATGGGAACGAACCGTTTTGCTCACGAAGGACTTATCCGCAAGGTTATCGCATCGCATTTCACATGGTCGATTCGCATCCAGGAGATGATCCGGGACGAAAAGATCGAAGCCTACTGCTTACCAGGCGGCGTCGTTCAACATCTACTTCGAGAGATTGGCGCAGGAAGGCCAGGATTGTTTACCCACTCTGGACTCGGTACCTTCATTGACCCGCGTCAAGATGGCGGACGCTGTAATCGGATAAGTCAGGGTGAAGTTGTCGAACTGCTGGAGATTGACGGGCAGGAGGTGCTTCGGTATAAGCCCTTTCGCGTGGATGTTGCGATCGTTCGCGGCACCTACGCTGATACGCGGGGAAACATTTCGACCGAAGAGGAAGCGCTTGATCTGGATGTGCAGACGATTGCGCTGGCTGCTCGAAACAGCGGAGGCAAAGTATTGGCGCAAGTCCGGCAAATTGTGGAGCCGGGAACGCTTCATCCCCGCAGTATTCGAATTCCAGGCATCATGACCGATGCAATTGTTGAAGACAGCCAGCAGCAGCAATTTTATGGGCTCGACTACGATCCTACGATTGCTGGATCAAAGCGTGCGCATCTCGGCACCATCGCGGCAGAGATACCTACTAAGCTTGACCGTCGCATCATCGCGCGGCGAGCTGCTATGGAGTTGCGCCCCGGCGCATCGCTCAACTTCGGCTTCGGCATCCCGGGCGGCATCTTCGGCGTCATCGCGGAGCAATGTCTTTCGAATCAGCTATGGCTCAGTGTGGAGCAAGGTGTCCACAATGGCAGGATGCTTGATGACAGGCTCTTCGGGGCGGCACGAAACGCAGAAGTCCTTATCTCCTCAGCCGAGCAGTTCGATTACTACAGTGGCGGCGGTATTGATATCACTTTCCTTGGCATGGGGGAAATGGATGCAGCAGGAAACGTAAACGTATCTCATCTTGGTGGCAGCCTCATTGGCCCAGGCGGATTTATGGAGATCGCTCAGAACGCAAAGAAAGTGGTTTTCTGCGGAACATTCGACGCGCAGGGAAGCAAGATAGCCTGGGAGGATGGCATGCTGCGTATTGTGAAGCCTGGCAGCATCCACAAACTAGTGAACCGCGTCGGGCGCATCACCTTTGCCGCTGAGTATGCCAAGCGCCATGGTCAGGAGGTGCTCTACATTACGGAGCGCGCGGTCTTCCGCCTGGAAGCCGAAGGAGTGCGCCTCATCGAGATTGCTCCGGGAATGACCATCGAGCGCGACCTGATACCGTTTATGGACTTCAAGCCTCTCGTCGGCACTGTCGCCACGATGGACAACTCCGTATTTGTTTGA
- a CDS encoding enoyl-CoA hydratase/isomerase family protein, which translates to MIPEILYSRKESHGKTWAEITLNRPEKGNALTRPMLDELGRIVDEIAADSAVRAVVLRANGRFFCTGGDIAEWGSLSPDDMAQKWILPGIEVFERIAQLPQPVIALLQGHTLGGGLELALTADFRIAAAPAKFGTPEVTLGMIAGWHGIRSLAELIGVGRARQMTLTGSLVTASDALAWGLVTDVAETTEGLDEHLEILLATLLTNAPIAMAVTKSVLSSMHADLRHLHASSVARVAGTEDCKEGVLAFLEKRKPSFQNH; encoded by the coding sequence ATGATTCCTGAAATTTTGTATTCACGCAAAGAAAGCCACGGAAAGACCTGGGCGGAGATAACACTCAATCGCCCGGAAAAAGGCAACGCTCTAACGCGGCCAATGCTGGATGAGCTCGGCCGAATCGTTGATGAGATAGCAGCGGATTCCGCGGTTCGTGCGGTTGTGCTTCGGGCGAATGGGCGCTTCTTTTGTACTGGAGGCGATATCGCTGAGTGGGGAAGTCTCTCGCCGGATGATATGGCCCAGAAATGGATCCTGCCTGGAATTGAAGTGTTTGAAAGGATAGCGCAACTGCCTCAGCCGGTGATCGCTCTCCTTCAGGGACATACGCTTGGCGGCGGACTTGAGCTGGCACTTACTGCTGATTTCCGCATTGCTGCGGCTCCTGCAAAGTTCGGAACACCCGAGGTAACTCTCGGCATGATCGCCGGTTGGCACGGTATCCGCAGCCTGGCGGAGTTGATTGGCGTTGGGCGAGCGCGGCAGATGACGCTTACAGGTTCGTTGGTAACAGCCTCCGATGCTCTTGCGTGGGGTCTTGTCACCGATGTAGCAGAGACAACCGAAGGACTCGACGAGCATTTGGAAATACTCTTAGCGACGCTACTGACGAATGCACCCATTGCCATGGCGGTGACGAAGAGTGTGCTGTCGTCCATGCATGCGGATCTCCGCCACTTGCATGCCTCATCCGTTGCACGGGTAGCCGGTACCGAGGACTGCAAGGAGGGTGTACTTGCTTTCCTCGAGAAACGCAAACCCTCTTTCCAAAATCATTAA
- a CDS encoding 3-ketoacyl-ACP reductase, which translates to MAQRRVALVTGGSRGIGLGIAMELAKSGFDLLITGRRPMESVAAAMSELERFGVAARYITSDVADSSAREHLLTEIDTTFGRLDVLVNNAGIAPRVRADILDADEDSFDEIMSVNLKGPYFLTRDVARRMISQRKTDEGFAGCVLNICSISAAVVSTNRGDYCISKAGVAMATRLWATRLAEYNISVFELRPGLIATDMTEGAKAKYDALIEDGLLLEKRWGTPEDVGTAAAMLARGDLPYATGSVLTLDGGLTMSRL; encoded by the coding sequence ATGGCACAGCGAAGAGTTGCGCTCGTTACGGGGGGCTCACGTGGAATCGGACTTGGCATCGCAATGGAACTTGCGAAGAGCGGCTTTGACCTCCTCATCACTGGACGCAGGCCGATGGAGTCCGTCGCTGCCGCAATGTCCGAACTCGAGCGCTTCGGTGTGGCAGCGCGATATATCACCTCAGATGTTGCAGATTCGTCCGCTCGTGAGCATCTGCTGACCGAAATAGATACCACCTTCGGCAGGCTGGATGTCCTGGTCAACAATGCCGGTATCGCTCCGCGGGTTCGCGCAGACATTCTGGATGCTGACGAGGATAGCTTCGATGAAATTATGTCGGTAAATCTGAAGGGACCATACTTCCTTACGCGAGATGTTGCGCGCCGGATGATCTCTCAGCGCAAAACGGACGAAGGGTTTGCTGGATGCGTCCTGAATATCTGCTCTATCTCTGCGGCAGTGGTGAGTACGAATCGAGGAGACTACTGTATCTCAAAGGCCGGCGTCGCTATGGCAACGCGCCTCTGGGCGACTCGTCTGGCAGAGTACAACATCAGCGTCTTCGAGCTCCGGCCAGGTCTCATTGCCACGGATATGACCGAAGGAGCCAAGGCGAAATATGATGCGCTTATCGAGGACGGGCTGCTGCTTGAAAAGCGTTGGGGAACTCCGGAAGATGTAGGCACGGCCGCCGCCATGCTTGCCAGAGGAGATTTGCCTTATGCCACCGGGTCCGTTCTTACACTGGATGGCGGCCTGACAATGAGCCGTTTATAG
- a CDS encoding TetR/AcrR family transcriptional regulator: protein MRQPRTTRTRNAEDSKERILRAATKLFAKSGFDGARVDEIAKAAKINKQLIYHHFGNKDKLFTAVLEQAYRSIREQEAALDLSGLHADEAVLSLVEFTWKYYLANPDFIRLLNSENQLEARHLKGSPNTRSINKSHMVLMESLIARGKKEKRIRPDLEPMQLSINISALGFFYLMNRHTLSTVFERDLTSPRHLAKRLEGMKDLISRWIRP, encoded by the coding sequence ATGAGACAGCCGCGCACGACTCGAACTCGTAATGCCGAAGATAGCAAGGAACGCATCCTGCGTGCGGCAACCAAGCTGTTTGCAAAGAGTGGGTTCGATGGGGCTCGCGTTGACGAAATCGCCAAAGCAGCCAAGATCAACAAACAGCTCATCTATCACCACTTCGGCAACAAGGACAAGCTCTTCACTGCTGTATTGGAGCAGGCCTACCGCAGCATTCGGGAGCAAGAGGCAGCGCTTGACCTTTCAGGACTGCATGCAGATGAAGCAGTGCTCTCGCTGGTTGAATTCACCTGGAAATACTATTTAGCTAATCCTGATTTCATCCGCCTGCTGAATAGCGAAAATCAGCTGGAAGCACGCCACTTGAAAGGGTCGCCAAACACTCGCTCTATCAATAAGAGCCACATGGTCTTGATGGAATCCCTTATTGCAAGGGGAAAAAAGGAGAAGAGGATCCGCCCGGATCTGGAGCCGATGCAGCTAAGCATCAACATCTCTGCATTGGGGTTCTTCTACCTTATGAATCGTCATACGCTCTCGACCGTATTTGAGCGGGACCTAACGTCTCCAAGACATTTAGCGAAACGTCTTGAAGGAATGAAAGACCTGATCAGCCGGTGGATTAGGCCGTAA
- a CDS encoding 3-ketoacyl-ACP reductase, which yields MPKDASLRSAAIVTGGLRGIGRACALGLAQAGFNVLLNDRDVPENLNLYTAIKCEFDAIGADCAYFPCDVGDLTRHSAMIETVLQQWGRLDCLVNNAGIAPRQRGDLLEVSPESFDDSIRVNTRAVFFLTQAAAKRMLHQPPQECHRSIINITSSNAEAVSILRGEYCISKIGASMATKLFGVRLANAGIGVYEVRPGIIATDMTRPVKGKYDALIRDHLVPAERWGTPEDVASTVVSMAKGQLRYTVGQVVTVDGGLIMPRF from the coding sequence ATGCCGAAAGACGCCAGTTTACGATCAGCGGCAATCGTTACAGGTGGCCTTAGAGGCATTGGTCGAGCTTGTGCGCTTGGATTGGCGCAGGCGGGGTTTAACGTTCTCCTCAATGACCGGGATGTGCCGGAGAACCTCAATCTCTATACGGCTATCAAATGTGAGTTTGATGCCATTGGTGCGGATTGCGCGTACTTTCCATGTGACGTTGGTGATCTTACCCGGCATTCCGCGATGATCGAAACCGTGTTGCAACAATGGGGCCGATTGGATTGCCTGGTAAACAATGCGGGCATTGCCCCACGCCAGCGTGGAGACCTGCTGGAAGTTTCCCCCGAGAGCTTTGACGACTCCATACGAGTAAACACGCGGGCCGTGTTTTTCCTTACACAGGCGGCTGCCAAGCGTATGCTGCATCAGCCTCCGCAGGAGTGCCATCGCAGCATCATCAATATCACCTCTAGTAACGCGGAAGCAGTGTCCATCCTGCGCGGCGAATACTGCATATCCAAGATAGGCGCATCGATGGCGACAAAGTTGTTTGGTGTGCGGTTAGCCAATGCTGGCATTGGCGTCTACGAGGTGAGACCCGGAATCATTGCCACGGATATGACTCGTCCGGTCAAAGGGAAGTACGATGCTCTGATTCGAGATCACCTGGTTCCTGCAGAGCGCTGGGGAACGCCTGAGGATGTTGCTTCGACCGTGGTGAGTATGGCGAAAGGCCAGCTCCGCTACACCGTTGGTCAGGTTGTTACCGTCGATGGCGGGTTAATCATGCCGCGATTCTAA
- a CDS encoding TolC family protein: MKHIAALLLLPLGLGAGCARYSYHAAPISPPALAQSLYSRSLDDPDLRLWMRQSADFQPSSWPLENWDLNALTLAAYYFNPDLDVARANVASAEAAIRTAAMKPNPLVSAGPGYESDPTSPFIMAFNFDLPIETAGKRGYRIANATHLSRASRLQLAETAWTVRSRVRSAFVDYLFAVQASAQLRRQVSLQGKYADQIERRFHAGEIALPEVTAARIDLTTLRQALRAAEGQMNVSHTALAASIGIPDSALATKSLQWPGIDAPPAPASLSSQAVREAAVLNRLDVRRALEQYEAAQSSLQLEVARQYPDINLGPGYSYQQGIHAIALNLSAVLPLRNHNEGPIAEAEAQRKAAGAYFLSIQSIVLAESDKALAQYAAAFATLQEASRSVAQLEEQQRAAERMLRSGETEQFTAIAAEVQTAAAERAHLDALHKAQLSIGLLEDALQRPIDPTSTPSLPTSAPR; this comes from the coding sequence ATGAAACATATCGCAGCGCTTTTGCTTCTGCCCCTTGGACTTGGTGCGGGCTGCGCCAGATATTCCTACCATGCAGCGCCCATCTCGCCTCCGGCTCTGGCCCAGAGTCTCTATAGCCGCAGTCTTGACGATCCTGACCTGCGTCTCTGGATGCGGCAGAGCGCGGATTTCCAGCCTTCCTCATGGCCGCTAGAGAACTGGGACCTGAATGCGCTCACGCTCGCTGCGTATTACTTCAACCCGGATCTTGATGTTGCCCGTGCGAACGTGGCTTCTGCAGAAGCGGCGATTCGAACTGCTGCGATGAAGCCCAATCCACTCGTGAGTGCTGGCCCAGGCTACGAGTCCGATCCGACGTCGCCCTTCATCATGGCCTTCAACTTTGATCTGCCGATTGAGACTGCCGGAAAACGCGGTTATCGCATTGCGAATGCAACTCACCTGAGCCGGGCCAGTCGTCTCCAATTAGCTGAAACCGCGTGGACAGTGCGCAGCCGGGTTCGGTCAGCATTTGTGGACTACCTGTTTGCAGTGCAAGCGTCTGCTCAGTTGCGGAGACAGGTATCGCTACAGGGCAAATATGCAGACCAGATCGAACGCCGCTTTCATGCTGGGGAAATAGCTTTACCAGAGGTGACCGCTGCGCGTATCGACCTGACGACACTTCGTCAGGCGCTTCGTGCGGCTGAAGGGCAGATGAATGTAAGCCACACAGCGCTCGCGGCGTCCATTGGAATCCCTGACTCGGCCTTGGCGACGAAATCGCTGCAGTGGCCAGGGATCGATGCGCCCCCAGCTCCAGCATCGCTTTCGTCGCAGGCAGTTCGCGAAGCCGCCGTACTCAATCGCCTGGATGTACGACGCGCCCTTGAGCAATACGAAGCTGCACAATCCAGCCTGCAGTTGGAGGTTGCACGGCAGTATCCAGACATCAATCTCGGCCCGGGATACAGCTACCAGCAAGGCATCCATGCTATTGCTCTGAATTTGTCGGCTGTGCTGCCTCTGCGCAATCACAACGAAGGCCCAATTGCTGAAGCGGAAGCTCAGCGCAAGGCTGCGGGCGCATACTTCCTTTCGATACAGAGCATTGTTCTTGCGGAGAGCGACAAGGCTCTTGCCCAGTATGCCGCCGCGTTCGCCACGCTACAGGAAGCCTCACGCTCGGTCGCTCAGCTTGAAGAGCAGCAACGGGCAGCGGAACGCATGTTGCGGTCGGGAGAAACAGAACAATTCACTGCGATTGCCGCCGAAGTGCAAACCGCCGCCGCGGAGCGTGCTCACCTTGACGCGCTGCATAAGGCACAGCTTTCTATAGGGCTATTGGAAGATGCGTTGCAGAGGCCCATTGATCCCACAAGCACGCCCTCACTTCCCACGAGCGCACCACGCTAG
- a CDS encoding sugar phosphate isomerase/epimerase family protein, giving the protein MADQKRISLNQITTERWTVEQTVAACVRYGIPSVALWRHRLAETGLEKAARLVQDAGLHVSSVCRGGMFPAPTITEWRKRIQDNLRAIEEAAELKADCLVLVTGADPRVKLADAREMVKDGIAAIASYAEKLGVCLGVEPLHPMFAGDRSVVNTIDQALDIAELYPASVAGVVLDVIHIWWDPRVFALIQRCAGRIVGFHVSDWLVPTPDILKCRGMIGDGVIDIRSLRLAVDAAGYNGPIEVEILNQKIWDTPGDEVVRTMRDRFEKLV; this is encoded by the coding sequence ATGGCAGACCAAAAGAGAATCAGTCTCAATCAAATTACGACCGAGCGCTGGACCGTCGAGCAGACTGTGGCAGCTTGCGTACGCTACGGCATACCCTCGGTTGCCTTGTGGCGGCATCGCCTGGCGGAAACGGGACTAGAGAAGGCCGCTCGCCTTGTTCAAGATGCAGGCCTGCACGTCTCTAGTGTGTGTCGCGGCGGAATGTTTCCGGCGCCCACTATTACCGAATGGCGCAAGCGCATTCAGGACAATCTGCGGGCGATCGAAGAAGCTGCGGAACTGAAGGCAGATTGCCTGGTTCTGGTTACAGGCGCAGATCCGCGTGTAAAGCTTGCGGATGCACGAGAGATGGTCAAAGACGGAATTGCAGCTATCGCTTCTTACGCGGAGAAGCTTGGTGTCTGCCTCGGTGTGGAACCGCTTCATCCTATGTTCGCGGGCGATCGCTCGGTGGTGAACACCATTGACCAGGCGCTGGACATTGCAGAGCTCTACCCCGCTTCCGTGGCAGGTGTGGTTCTCGATGTCATCCACATCTGGTGGGATCCTCGCGTATTTGCGCTTATTCAACGCTGTGCCGGCCGCATCGTTGGCTTTCATGTGTCGGATTGGCTGGTGCCCACTCCAGATATTTTGAAATGCCGCGGAATGATAGGAGATGGTGTAATCGATATCCGCAGCCTGCGGTTGGCAGTGGATGCCGCAGGATACAACGGACCCATCGAGGTCGAGATACTGAACCAGAAGATATGGGATACACCGGGCGATGAGGTCGTGCGCACGATGCGGGACCGATTTGAAAAGCTTGTGTAG